A segment of the Anguilla anguilla isolate fAngAng1 chromosome 6, fAngAng1.pri, whole genome shotgun sequence genome:
TCAAGGCAGTTATGGCTACGCTAGAGGGGCAAGTTTAAAGAAGTGTCTGTTGTTTAAAGGCAAAGCTAAAATTCAATGCCCATCAATTCACAAGCTATAATAAAGCTGAAGTGGTAGGACAGTTCACAGCCTGTGAATTAAGATAAATTTTAAAACAACTACAGTATCCCTCTCTTAGGTCTAAAAGCTATTACATTATCACTTGTGCAGAGGTCctagaaaaatatttcagatagtctaccgttttgttttcttttgataaactaaaatgaatttgaaaatatataattaaatgtataGTCCCATACATTTTCACACGTTTCATTGTCCATTGTATAGTTTGCAGGAGACATGTCTTGCATTGCCATGCCAACGACGTGACCTCGGTTTGGTGGAAAGAGATCCCTtcatgatacattttttttcaacgGGAAGGCACGACTTTTTCTCGTAGTTTAGCAAGCTGGTCGCACGGGCATTTGAAGAAGGATGACTTGCCTGTTTTCCGAGGGGTGACATTTGTTGATGTGCCGCGTGAGTCCCGGTGAGCTGTAGAACGTCGCGGGGCAATACTTGCAGGGGAAAACCTGGGAGGAGTGCAGGAGGCGGAGGTGTCTCTCCTGGTTCACCCTGCTGGGAAAGTTTTctccacacacagggcacagatGGCACTCAGTGGAACTTAAATTAAGAGGGGATGGGCTTTGGCTTTCGTCTGAAGAGAGTACTTCTTTGGGTGCCTCCCCGTTTTCTGCATTTTGCACCGATGGAGAAATAACGTCATCGTGCGTTTTATTCTGCGAGGCGTTGTGTCCCAGAAGGTGCTTTCTCAGGTGCGTCTGGCGTTTAAATTTCTTTCTGCAAAGGTGACAATCGAACAAACCATCTTCTGACCCCGACTCGGACGAACCGGGACTGGGTGTGTCTCTGTCACTCCCGACTTCGGATCTAATGTCCTTGATGTCCTGTGACAGAGACTTATCACCAGAATACACATTAACGATTTCAGATTTGGTAACTTGTGTAGCCGTCATCGCAGTTGCACTTGGGGGTCTGGGTTTGTGCCAGCGCCTGTGAGAGGCTAGGTTAGCCGGGCAGCTAAAAACCTTGTCACACTCGGGGCATCTGTATTCAACCCTAACAATTCTGGAGCATTTGTGCTGAGCTAAAGCGAACGGGTCGCCGTATTCCTCTCTGCACAGCTGACAGATGAATTCCCCTAAAGGCTTGTTACCCCCTGTTGACGGTTGCCTAGGTTTTTGATCTACCGGTCCTTCTTTTATTCTCAGGCCAAGCACAGGGGAAGTGGTAACCTCGTCTTCAAAATGAAGTTTCCTGATAGCTTTGGGTTTCTTTGATACATGTTTGCCCTTGCGTTCAGGATCGGAAAACGGCCTTTTGGTTGTGTTCCTGATAGCAGCGGGCGGTACGGTGCTGGCGGTGCCGTTCCGGTTGCTGTTGCTGGTACCTATTTTCAAATCCACCGGAGCAAACAAAAGTTGATCCAAATTCGTCTGCGCTGCAGGTGTCGGAAAAGATTCAGCAGAAATTGGTGAGCCAAGATTGAAATGTCTCTCAAAATACGTCCTCCCATGGTCTTTGCTGACGGGCCGGGTGGGGCTGTACAGCGCTTGGTACACTGCCTCCGGAATGCCAAACTGAACTGGTTTAGCATCCTGCCTTGAGATTGCAGTGTCTGCCTCATTATTTGGTGATGCTCCCGCATTGTATTTAGAGCTGGATAAGGGAGAAGCGGGAGGCGATGCTTCGTTTTGATTTTGAAACTCTTGAATCTGATCCTGACCTTCCTCTTCAGAGCGAATCCTGTAAGACACAGGTGTCgcttttttgttcctttttacGAGAAAACCTTTTGGCATCCTTGCAGATAGTGAATAAGGCACTTAAAATGGATCGTTGTaggtttaaataaaatccaggtTTAGGAGATTGCTGATGGACAACAAACTTTGATTCACGACGTGTTTCTCCTTTACCATTCGTCCTCTTCATGAAATGTTTTCGTCTTCAAGGCATAGCTGCACTGTTTTTAAGTAGAAATGATGCTATTGTTCTCGCCCCTTGTTGCCACATCCCCGACCAATCAGATTGAACCGAGTTCCCAGTGGATTAGCGAGTGGGAAGGACTTGGATTTCGAGGGGAAATACAGGATTTCGTGATTGCCTGGCAGATGTACATGTGGTTTATTATATTACTGAGGGTTTATGCAGCTCTCCCTGATGAAGGCAGAAGCCTGGACACTCCTCCTTTTTACGGTCTGGTGGGTTTCTATACAAATGCGCACGTGCCACGGCTTTGTGCGTCTCCTCCGCTTTtttggaaggggaggggaggggaggggggatgctCAGTGTTCGGTCTAAAGGAAATGTCAGTCACTACAACGATcatcagaatttaaaataaaaatggaggcTACAGTGTGCCTATCAAATGGACGCAGAAACAAAGATGTGAAGcactgactgaactgaaatgtcCCTTTACTATAACGGCGTTCAAATCAAAccaaaatgttgtttattccgCTAACAACtaggctatacaaataaatttaatccatcatcaattaaatatatattttttaaatagattacGGGGGTTTGCGTAATATTGCAAAGTCAtacccacaaacaaacagattGGTAGAATAAGGTATAGGCTATAGAAAGACGTGTCTGATTTGGCAGTTTAACCGTGCAGTTATAAATCAGTCATCTTACGcatacataaataattattagGACGCATTGTTTAACATCACAATAGTCATGCTTGTCCAAGCTGTAACTCGTTTGCGTTTGAAAAGGAAATTGACCACGGTGAAATATAGGACTCGCAGGAAATCTGGTCAAAATATAGACGCGTGCTGAGTGTAATCACTGCTTCGAACAAAGCAGGCCATCCAAAAAGGCCATTCAACAATTATCTCTCCATTAAAGCCACAAGATTTCACTGGCCTAAATCGTGCATGACAAGGGATGGATAAGAGTATTTCAAGTTtaaccatttttttgtttgttttattttctcccaaTACTGAAGTTTCCCTGTATTAGCCTGTCTAACATTTCCTTTCTTGCGAATATTGCGCATTTCTTAGTACgttcactttttaattttttttctatgcGAAGAAttatcaatatattttataacagAGTTTAATTATATTGTCcatgtgaaaatataaatttgtcattgtcttttaaaaaatgtggtaAACCTTATGTAGCCTGATTTATTTGTTCATAAGTATTACAGCCATGGTACACAAACGGAAAACCTGTCAACATTTACAAGTTTACACGTGTCATTGAGCAAGTCTAATTTTAGCACAAATATAACTGGGGAATACGTTTCACCTATTTAAAATTATCATATGcataagtttttaaaaatcttgaaCCTTCCGATTGCGATCAAACAAGGAAGTGGTGAATACTCAAATTGAAGGCAGATGTAGATTAACAATCAAAATGAATTCAGACATGTCGCTAATAGCCTGTAGCTATTCCGCCACTAAACTCTTGGATTTAACTGTTGACTTTGGCTcaattgtttattaaaaaagtaaatcaaaataTCTAAACTGAAGTTATACTAGCATGTAGGAAGCACTATTAACTGGTTTGCGTGTAGCTGGTGATGGTAGCTATGCGCTGACGACCTTTCCAATTTCATTGGACACACGTTCAATGGCGCGTTGGAATTGGGTatcttttcatgacacttgaaAACCCGGTTATCATCTCTTATTGTTCTCTGTATTAGCATAAAGCTGCTGTATGACCAAGTAAGATAATTCACAACCAAAGGATATGTCCTTTCTCCTTTCAGCTTATTCACTGTTCcgtgcgcgcgcacatacacCGATAaagacacgcgcacacgcacacacaactaATTACATTTTAGGAATCGCATGTAACTACAAATTAAATTACCTTTGTAAAATTACGTAACAACgcagatataaaataaattcattttgtatTCTCTAGTGTTTTTAGAAGTTAAACAGAATTAACTCTAAATTCTCTGCACAGTTCTATCACAGTTTGACTGGTACTATTTCAGAGGCGCGTGTTCGTGTTTGTTCAGTGGCGCGTGCTGCACAGCAAAGCCCCACCGAAGATTCGCAACTCATTAGCATACAGCTGCCCCCCGCCTCCcacacctccccctcctttACCACTCTAATGTACACACTGCTTGCTTTCATCTGTGTGTTATCTGTGTGGCGTGCAGTTACTCTGAAATGCAACGCACCTTACACAATACAAGCGTATCACCCGAATGGTTCAGGCTTGGCGTTACTCCAATCAGCAATAAACACCGGTTTATTGCCAACGCTTTCTCTCCGAATCTTGCAGTTTTGGATAAAAGGTGGGCCAACCGAGCAAGACAAACGGCCTCAGTAAATATACAGCTCTATACAGTAAACGGATAATGGGTTGAATAAAATCAAGTTTTAAAGGCCCCCACCACATAAGTAATGACCCGTAATAATTATAAAATCTATAATttgctcttttatttatttgatacaTAGCTTCAGACAAGACTATGTAACATGCAACAGataaactgcattcatatattttaaaatatgtttgttgaaGGTCCACACTGATTTAGTCAACAATCCAAGGACAAAacacaaagatttttttgtgcTAGGCTTTCTTTTCGACTATATTTTGGTTGAACATGGGGCCTACACGTGAATATAGGAAAGAAACGAAATACAGACCAACTTGCGAAACGTTAGAGGTCAAGCAGATGCAATCTAAGGCCTGTCCTTGAATACTGCACACTActaatacatttgcatttccaAGACTCATCACTTTAGTGAAGGCTTCACAGTAAGGGCAGGTAAACGAACAGGAAATAGTCAAATACCTCATGTTGTTGATAAAATACAGGTAACAgtgttctttaattttttttttacagatttggGGAACTacgattttatttatttaaatatgaatgggtGGCATATGTTAACATTGTTGTTGGATACATTTAATATGCACATCTTTTATATTGATTATAAATAATGTACTAAGATGAAAAATTCTAgcattttgcaataaaatatgcaatggGATTttgaaaaaggcaaaaacatgtGCACGGCATGTTCATAAAGGAGATGTGAGCATCTCAGATACCtctggaaaaatgtaaaaatacacatagaCTTGGTGCTGCTATATAAACTGTGGTTGCGCGTACATGGTCAGGTGGTAGCGATTGTACTTCAGGTAGTTAAGCACACCTCTCTTCAGGGGGGTCAATCCATCACTTTTCGCGAACACCTTCTCCAGATACTGATTCGGATCCTCTGAAACTACCAGCTCTCCTTCCACCATCTTCTGGATGACCTCGGGAATCGACAGCAAGTTGTCTTCACCCTGAAAGAAGACAACATGATATTACTCTTAAAGTGGATTTTTAAAtctttactatttatttatttaacctttatttactcAAGGCAGGCCATTGAGACACACCACAGGCCACTTAACTGTataattttacagtaaacagGTCAAATTGATCtatgtagttttttaaaaagaaaataaaacaaaaatttggTGTTGATTTTATGCCATATAATGTTCACATACACTATAGTACAAATACAGTACAGAGATATTGCTTATCttatttcattcatatttgtgtgtgggagtatgGGAGAAGCACATAGACAGACCTGTATTTTGGCAGACTCCATAATCTGGCGCACCTCCTCTTCAAAATCCACAAAGCGATCATGATATATAGCCAAGCACCACCTCTCCTTAAAATAGCtgtataatgcaaaaaaaaagaacatgtagTATTTTTTGCTCTGTTGTGTATATTGAATGGTGgcgagaattcttcagtcataaactgtagagttcttccttagcctacAAGCCCCTTTGCGATTGCTGTTCACCAGTGCTCACCAGTACTCTCTTAATGATGTAACAAATGGTTGACTGTGGTAAGCCTGTGGTAAGATTAAGTCATTGATTAAGTCAATTCCAAGCAAgttactctctctttctttcttgctaACTCCCCCTAATTCAACTTTACTGATGTAGTAGATATATTACTACCAagtaaaacattacaaataacaacagtaagctctatttttctctctctggcagAATGGGACTCCTCTCGAGGCCGAAGTCATGGAGCAGGTAGTATGGATTTGTGTTATTATATTGTGTTAGTCTTGTGTTATGGATTTGTGTTATTCTACTGTGTTAGTCTTATGCTATGGATTTGTGTTATTCTATTGTGTTATTCTTGTGTTATGGAGCAGCAGTACAGAAGCTTGCATGTCAGTTAGTTTAggcttttcacttttttctgaGCATTTTGTAGAACACAATCCAGTCTCAGATTGTAGATCTGTTGACTGTGTTGAGTAAAGGTAGAACTGAAGAAAAGAGAGGTGCGTTGTACCTGTAAAGGTCAGGGACGAGTCCCTGGTCAAAGCGGGCACACAGTCGGTTCAAGAGCAGCTCGTGCCTCCCGTACAGGCACAGGTAGTTGGAGACCGGGATGGGCCCCGTGGAGAGGCAGGTTATGGACTCCACGAGGCCGTACCGATTCAGAAGCAGCCGGAAGTAGTTGCCCTCCTCGATCTTCCCGGTCACAATCTCTCTACCCTGGAGGGAACCATAGAGGTCAATTATCATTACGTGATATGCGCTGCCAAGGTGCGTACGAGGTAACAAAATCCAGATAGCTAGCGTACACTGGCTCAGAATGTACAGCTGTCTTGTAAACAGCTCAAACAGGAAAAGGGTCTCAAAGGGGCGTCTGAAGATGATGTCACTGAGGTGCATATTTGGTAGATACCGTGGATGATGTCACGGAGGGATTTATGGCAGGTTTTGCGGCATGGAGATAGTTGTATCCGCCTGGCAACCTCCCACCTGTGTGTATACGAATaagtagcaaaaaaataaaaaaataaaaaatataaatatatatgtagagagagagagagagagtcaataCAGTTAGGATTTTAATATCAGagttaaaaatatatgcaaatatataataattataaagaatgttttcaaatgattcttgaacattttcataatgaaataaaaacacaaatatattgtttttaaaatatttttttttccgctaaaTATActgattcttatttttttaataatgaaatgtattggTTCAATCCACCAGTGCAAACAGATGTGTAATATTCTTGCATGTAAAACATTATCTATAATCACAACCTGCACATTTTCCCTGTAGTCTCTGATCTCTTTACTGCACAAGTGATGATGTATTTAAGCACTACGCAATCAACACTTGTTCATATTTATCGATCCTAACAACAGAAGATGAATGgtgttaatttgttttcattatgatTCATATTGTGACTGTGTAAAGCATTAAACAGTAGGCTCGTCATGGTGTTACTATTTTGACACAAGTGTTACTTCCCTCTAAAAGACCGGTGACACCTGTATTACCAACCTTCGCCACTAGGGGGTAAAGTATAATAAATACAAGGCAAATTAAttttggtaataaatagcctaaaTTTAACTTCCCTGACACAGAGACATAACAAACAACGTAAACAATGTGGCCTCagcattgcaaaaaaaacataacataaatataaaataaacaaaagaaaacgaTGAGTTACAACACTGTAACCCATCTACGACAAGGCAAAATGATTACTCACAATAGGCTCTTTTAATGGTGTCACTGAACAGTGATAGCGACACATAGGCATTCAATATTAAAGTTGAAGCTGTGCAAAtatacttttacttttatttatgttgtttcCAAGTTTGAAATTTTTGGCGTGTACCATTTCATGGGAAATTGTGCAAACTCGAACACAACGACATTGATAATAAACTCACAGGAGGACAATAGTGATTCAGCCCTTTGGACGTGAACCAAAGCAATTACAAAGCACTGCTATTGATAGAATAGAGATAATTACATTGGTGCAGGCTCGTATACCGTATGCCACCGGTTAAACCGAACACGGCAACAAGCCAAGAGAAAACGCAATATTATAATGCAGCCGAATGTTATAATGGAGAACCGAAACGGTGAGCCAGGCCGTCGAAGAGCACGCGCTGCCTGACCTTGTATCTTAGCCTGGGAGTAGATGGGGACGAGCCGATCCGCGCTCGGGTCGaggtcctcctcctcttcctcctccgcctccagcGTGGGGTCGAACAGGGGCAGCAGCACGGCGGCCAGCTCCACGCCGACCTCCCGGGAGCAGAAGCGCTCGTGGCCCCGCCCGTCGGCGTGGTAGGAGCGGGCGAACTTGGTGAGCGGCCCCGCGGCGCGGATGGAGGAGTCGTTGGTGTGGAAGGCGGTGTCGATGACCAGCCCGCCGTCGTACACCAGGCAGGCGTCGTTGACGGCCGCGAAGGCGTCGCGGTCCACGCCTTTCCTGTAAAAGTTGAAGAAGACCTGCAGGATGAATGAGCATTAaattagcatttagcagacgctcgtatccagagcgacttttttttacatagcatttacattacatccatttatacagctggatatatactgaagcaatgaagCAATGGATatatacaggttaagtaccttgctcaaggttacaacggcagtgtcctagtgaggactcgaacctgcgacctttaggtcacaaaaccaactccttacccattacactacaccaAAGAGCGACAGAGAGCGAAGGCCGTGAGGGTAAATAAGGACCGTTTGCACCACCCCCAGGTTAATGCTACAGAGAAGCCCTGGTGGGTTTTttccactgctgctctaactGATGAAAGCTGGGATTAAGTTACCACCCAGGAGAGGAGTATGGCTGGAGATTCAATCACCATCTTTTGCAGGAGCAATCAATGTCAAGGAAATGGTCTCTTACTGAGGAAACCATAACCTTTCATGACTTCAGCCGACGGAGGATAAAGCAACTTTATTACTAGCTGTTCTTAAATATAACATTCCTCTTGATATGACAGCATATGATCTGTTAATCATAGGATCATATGATTTTAATAGTGAACCTTAGACACCCAAATCAGTGCAGTTCAGTTGACAAGCCCATAAATAATGGAGACACATTAAAATGTCTCACTGTGAGGTTCTGAGAGGATCCATTTATTTAACTTGGTTAAGTAGTTGGGTCATGTCAGAGGCATAAACATGATAAATACACATGAGACTTCATACTTAGAAGCACTTAGGAGGTAAGTGAAACTGTACAGCCTTGGTAAACTATCAATAAATTTCAGGCGGTATTCAGGagatgaaacacacacacatatatatacacatacacacacacacatgcttagaCACAcgcatagaaacacacacatgcttgcacacgcacacacacacacacacacacacacacacacgcacgcacacacatacacgcccaGAGGGTAACTGGTGCCACACCCCTAATGCTGAATAGCGATCTCTGGCTCGCCTGTGACAAAGCCTAGCTGCTGGCTCTTCTTCCTTTAAATTATCTGTCCCCTCAGGTCGTCCATCTGGAGCCTTTATTCTGATGCTGAATAATGTTGGACCGAAAAGTTCCACCATTACCTCAGGCCTGCGGGGGCAAAAACAGCCTCTCAATCAATCCGCTTCTGAAATTCCAAATAATGTTGAAGGCGGACAGTGATACAGAGCGAATGAGACTGTTTAATCAGATCATGCGACCaaggcagacctgggtcaaatacgtatttgttctggattcaaatacttttcggtgctctattgatcttgcctggtgtaattgagcctgccaatatgaccagaaggcgaggtttgcactttttgagagtgtttcattggttccagtacaccagacaagattaCTAAAACgtagaaaagcaaacaaatacgtatttgacccaggtctggaccAAGGACAGGCGAAACATTAGCACAAACGGCTAACGGACCGGACGGGGACTCACTGAGCACGACAGGGTGACGGGCCCGCCgtcgcaggtgaaggtgacggAGGAGAGGGGCTCGGGGGCCTCCCCGCCGGGGGTCCAGGCGAGGAGGAGGCAGTCGGGGTGCACGCGGACCTCGCTCCGCCTCAGGGCCTCGCGCACGGCCCTCTCCGCCTCGGGGCTGCCcaagcggggcggggcggcggggtcCGCCGGCGGGTGAACCAGCCGGATCCGCGAGCCCGCGACGCCCAGGTCCAGCAGCTTGGCCACGCAGGTGTACGCGTCCACGGTGTCACCGTAGACGACGGCGTCACCTGAGCGGGGAGAACGAGCAGAACATTTTGTAAACTAGCCAAAAAttggtttcatttaaaaaaatgattcattatttACTATCCAGTTTATGTCATTAGATATTTTAAAGGTACCTCACTCAGCAAGCAATCAAGCCAACCACCCGTTGGATAGAAGCCAAGTTCCTTAACCACAGCACCACAATGCGGCAGACTGAAGTTTCAAAGTGGAGTTATCCTGCTCCCTCTTTGCTAAATGAGCGTCCATTAGCAAGCTTCTGAATGttatgtgtatgttttaaaTGCTTTCCCGTTTCAAGGCCCACCTTTGTGCTATGGGTACGCCCTGGCCATTCACGAGTACAGAATGGCAGTTTATCAAAGGCAACGAGGAAGCCAGGAACCGTGTTCCCCTTGTACTTTTAGTTTTAACAGGAGAACATTTGATTATATGACAAGAGCACTGCTTTCTATAGCACTGCTGTGCTAGTGTGCTGAGAGATGGATAGGAGGaggtgttgtagtctgtatttccggtcacttgtctccccagtactgtctctgtgtctgtgttccctgagctgcttcactcccctgtacttgtgtgatttcactattcgggtggttctgggttttcgtggtttccccccttctttccagtctcgctttactttcttcctgctgatttctagttttactaatttctactaatccctactaacttatagattgtaaagtactaacctcactaatatactaacatgtgaatattactaatggactaacacacactagttttgggtttttgatagtttagatcactatactaatacattaaccagtctccccttttccatgctgcgctgtagctccgccccttttctttctagcctgctctaacgctgagttctgcaattgcctgcacctgtctcttgctctaactgcacctctctctctctgcacgtgttttacctgctaaacccaggccgtctgttatcattgttgtctatgtgattccagtccgcgttttgtcagtcccctgtcatttaattagttatcctaatgttcttcacctggatgttgtttgttactccgccctcactcacttaacccctccttgattgttatcttccccagtgtataaatgtcagtcttttccacttgtttcttgtcagaacgttgatcagattcattgtgccgattatttgtaagcctttgtattttgagattcttgcgacacccctttgcccgacttcgagtttgcctgccccttttggttttgtttgatctggttcgaccttcgcttttctttgacttctcttttgcctgcccctttgtaccttcgctatctctgatctcctggtttttgactttttgcctgtctttttacttttcttctggaaactcgattctgtaccgcactatctctgatcacctggcttcgaacttcgcacggaataaagacaacgttttcttggatttccctggtctgcgtgtgggtccttactctgaacgtaaCAGTACGTTCTGACGaggatggacccagcggaccctgcccaggtacaatttgtacttgggcagcagggagccatgttgggacgccaccagtcccacttggagtcggtctctcaccagctgcagactctaacctcctgcgtggcagagctgacatctgcactccgggcctcctcgcctggcttcgctccccagcaacctgcGGCTCCCGCTACGCCTGACATCCCACCTGCACGTGCTCGTGAaccccaccttcctcctccggagaagtacgacggagaacctggtggctgccgcccattccttacccagtgccggctgatcttccagctacagccagctaccttccccactgagcaggcccgagttgcctacataatcacgcagctcaccgggcgagctaggaagtggggaacggctgcctgggaggaggggcttccctgcgtgcagacctccacgctgctcgcagaagagatgaaacgggTCTTTGACCGCTCCAAGCACGGCCACGATGCGGCGCAAGAACTCCTGCACATGCGCCAAGGTGGTATGACGGTGTCGGACTTCGCCATCGATTTTCGTACTCTGGCTACCGCCAGTGGCTGGGAGAAGAAGGCTCAATACgacaccttcctcaatggcctgtctgagcgcgtgaaggacgagctgctgacccGGGACCTACCCGAGGACTTCAACGatctcattgccctggctatccgcgtggattcacgcatccaggagcgccaacgggctcgcagtcaaggtgtctacaaccgagcagtcactgagaggtccAGGACCACTGCTGCATCCCCTACCAACCCcaaacctcctccagtcatgatgCCGGACCCGGAACCCATGCAAGTCAACCGTGCTCGCCTGacccaggaggagagggatagaaggatgcacaccaggtcctgcctctactgtgggaaaccaggtCACTATGTCGCAGCCTGCCCGTTAAAAGACAACGCCCGCTAGTGTATCGAGGAGCACTAGTGGGCATGATTCCGACTGAATCCTCCTCAAAACACcggacttgcctgcctgtcaccATTGAGTGGGGGGGACGAACCAAAGGGACCACCGCTCTCATCGACTCCGGGgccgaggagaacttcctggacgctGGGGCCGCCGAGAGATGGGGAATCCCCTTGGAGAAGGTatcatgccccctagtggccaactcGCTCAATGGTCAGAAGTTGGCAAACATCACCCACACCAGCGTTCCACTCAAGGTTCGGCTCTCCGGTAACCATCAAGAAGAGCTTCGGCTCCACATCATtgaatctccccactcacccatcattctcgggcacccctggcttgagaagcacaaccccaccttggaatggaactcgcacaagattttgggctggagcccattctgtttagcatcttgtctgcgagaggcccattcttctgttcccGAGTCACCTCATCCCGAGAAGCCGACGGATCTGTCGGCGGTTCCTCCCGAGTACCTGGACCTTAAAGAGGTCTTCAGCAAATCccgagccacctctctgcctcctc
Coding sequences within it:
- the insm1a gene encoding insulinoma-associated protein 1a, which codes for MPKGFLVKRNKKATPVSYRIRSEEEGQDQIQEFQNQNEASPPASPLSSSKYNAGASPNNEADTAISRQDAKPVQFGIPEAVYQALYSPTRPVSKDHGRTYFERHFNLGSPISAESFPTPAAQTNLDQLLFAPVDLKIGTSNSNRNGTASTVPPAAIRNTTKRPFSDPERKGKHVSKKPKAIRKLHFEDEVTTSPVLGLRIKEGPVDQKPRQPSTGGNKPLGEFICQLCREEYGDPFALAQHKCSRIVRVEYRCPECDKVFSCPANLASHRRWHKPRPPSATAMTATQVTKSEIVNVYSGDKSLSQDIKDIRSEVGSDRDTPSPGSSESGSEDGLFDCHLCRKKFKRQTHLRKHLLGHNASQNKTHDDVISPSVQNAENGEAPKEVLSSDESQSPSPLNLSSTECHLCPVCGENFPSRVNQERHLRLLHSSQVFPCKYCPATFYSSPGLTRHINKCHPSENRQVILLQMPVRPAC